From the genome of Helicobacter pylori:
TAAAATCGCCGCATCATCAAAGCTTTCTACTAATTTTTCAATCCCACAAATAGCGACATGCACATCGCATGCGGTGGTGCTCATGCGGCCATTGCCTTCATTTTCCACTAACCAAATCGCTCCCTCATTAGCGATAGCGAAATTAACCCCACTGATCCCCATTTTAAAGCTTTCAAATTCTTTGCGCATGTGTTTTCTGGCGATCGCATTAAGCTTTTCAGGCTCTTCTTCATAAGCGGCGTTGAGTTTTTCTTCAAAAATCTTACCGATTTGCTTGCGGTTTTTATGGATAGCCGGCACGACAATATGCACAGGGTGTTCATTAATGAGCTGGATAATCAATTCGCCCAAATCCGTTTCTTGCGCTTGAATGCCCTTTTCTTTGAGGTAATGGTTCAAGCCAATTTCTTCGCTCGCCATGGATTTTTGCTTTAAAATGCGCTTGATATTTTTTTCTTTAGCGAGGTTGTAAATGATTTCATTAGCTTCATCGCCGTCTTTAGCGTAATGGATTTTAAAGCCGTTTTGAGTGGCGTTTTTTTCAAACAATTCCAAATACTCATCAAGCCTGGATAGAATTTTAAGCTTGACTTCTTTGCCTAATTCCCTTAAATTTTCCCACTCGCTGTAACGATTTTTAATCAAATTCTTACGATTAGCCCTCAAGGTATCCATTGCAGAACGCAAATTTTCCCTTAGTTGCATATCGCCTAATTGGTCGGCGATGATTTCTTCGTATTCTTGGTCGCTATGGTATTTTTCCATGATTATTCCTTAAAATAATTCTTTAATGTTAAAGCCCAAGCCTTGAGGCTAAAAAGTCATAAAAATGCATGGGTTTTGTGGGAGAGCCCATTTTTTGCATAGCGGTGCTGATATTCATCAAACACCCAGCATCCGCTGAAACAATCACATCCACTTGACGGCTTTCTATGTCTTTGATCTTTTCTTTGACCATAACCGCTGAAATTTCAGGCTCTTTGACTGAAAAAGTCCCCCCAAACCCGCAGCATTCTTCTTCTTTTTCCAATTCAATGAGTTCCACATTTTTAAGCTGTCTGATAAGATTTTTCGCCGAGTCAATCACCTTAGCCACCCTTAAGGCATGGCAATTAGAATGCCATGTGATTTTAAGGGGTTCGCCCTTATCTTCATATTTGACTTGCAATTTTTTATCCAAAAACTCGCTCAATTCATACACCCTAGAGCAAAAATCTTTAACCATGTTGAATTCCGCATGCCCTTCAAACAATTCCAAATAATCATGCCGCATCATCCCTGTGCATGAACCGCTAGGCAAAATAATAGGGTAGTCGTTATTGGAATAAAGCTTGATATTGTATAAAACGACTTTTTTTGTCTCTTCATAATACCCTGAGTTGTAGCTTGGCTGGCCGCAACATGTCTGGTCTTTTTTAAAAACCACTTCCAAATTTTCCTTACGGAGTAATTTGATAGCGTTAAGCGATGCGTTGCTATAAATGGCTGCTCCTAGACAAGTAGCAAAGAAATTGACTTTCAAAGAAGACTCCTTAAAATTCCAAATTAAGAGTTTCAAACACAATATGATACTCAAAAAAATTAACAAGATTGTAACCACAAGTTGATAAACCCACTCGCTCAAACATTGTTACTAAAATAAACCACAAACCCATTAAATTTGACTTAATATTAAATGCTACTTAAAATTAGTTTTTTCTTTTAAGTAAGATGAAGAAATACTTTTAATTATTCAAGGAAGATTTATGGAATTTTATCAAGTCTATGACCCATTAGGCCATATTTGGCTGAGCGCTTTAGTGGCGCTATCGCCTATTGCACTCTTTTTTATTTCTCTTATTGTCTTCAAACTTAAAGGGTATAGCGCTGGGTTTTTAAGCTTAGTGCTTTCAATCATTATTGCGTTATTTGTGTATAAAATGCCTGCTCAAATGGTGAGCGCGAGTTTTTTCTATGGCTTTCTTTATGGCTTGTGGCCGATCGCATGGATTGTGATCGCTGCGATTTTTCTTTACAACCTTTCAGTGAAATCCGGGTATTTTGAGATTTTAAAAG
Proteins encoded in this window:
- a CDS encoding LutB/LldF family L-lactate oxidation iron-sulfur protein; its protein translation is MEKYHSDQEYEEIIADQLGDMQLRENLRSAMDTLRANRKNLIKNRYSEWENLRELGKEVKLKILSRLDEYLELFEKNATQNGFKIHYAKDGDEANEIIYNLAKEKNIKRILKQKSMASEEIGLNHYLKEKGIQAQETDLGELIIQLINEHPVHIVVPAIHKNRKQIGKIFEEKLNAAYEEEPEKLNAIARKHMRKEFESFKMGISGVNFAIANEGAIWLVENEGNGRMSTTACDVHVAICGIEKLVESFDDAAILNNLLAPSAVGVPITCYQNIITGPRKEGDLDGPKEAHIILLDNNRSNILADEKYYRALSCIRCGTCLNHCPVYDKIGGHAYLSTYPGPIGVVVSPQLFGLNNYGHIPNLCSLCGRCTEVCPVEIPLAELIRDLRSDKVGEGRGVVKGAKSTQHSGMEKFSMKMFAKMASDGAKWRFQLKMAQFFSPLGKLLAPILPLVKEWASVRTLPNMDTSLHAKVQHLEGVIYE
- a CDS encoding (Fe-S)-binding protein; translation: MKVNFFATCLGAAIYSNASLNAIKLLRKENLEVVFKKDQTCCGQPSYNSGYYEETKKVVLYNIKLYSNNDYPIILPSGSCTGMMRHDYLELFEGHAEFNMVKDFCSRVYELSEFLDKKLQVKYEDKGEPLKITWHSNCHALRVAKVIDSAKNLIRQLKNVELIELEKEEECCGFGGTFSVKEPEISAVMVKEKIKDIESRQVDVIVSADAGCLMNISTAMQKMGSPTKPMHFYDFLASRLGL